Proteins from a genomic interval of Polaribacter sejongensis:
- a CDS encoding SMP-30/gluconolactonase/LRE family protein, which yields MKTKFLSLVIIITFSYQVKAQTPVKLSTDQFRFIEGPAWDGAEFIYFSDIPDKKIYKYSVTNNTFSLAFDNNTDGCNGLMFDNDSNLIVCGFRAGNIARRKIDGTLIETLHSEYNGKRFDNPNDICIDKKGGIYFTDPTRRNPPFQSARSVYYITPAGKLTVATESGFTFPNGVLISIDGKHLFVNDSDTHDIYKFDINPKDGTISNKIVFATITNANDGEVKSQADGMALDTEGNLYVASKLTIQIFDKNGTKTGAILFPEQTTNCTFGKSDKKTLFVTATKNLYSVDLIKKGFQHPFDLPE from the coding sequence ATGAAAACTAAATTTTTATCTCTTGTCATTATTATTACTTTTTCTTATCAGGTTAAAGCACAAACACCTGTAAAATTAAGTACAGATCAATTTCGTTTTATTGAAGGTCCAGCTTGGGATGGCGCTGAATTTATTTATTTTTCGGATATTCCTGATAAAAAAATATACAAATACTCTGTAACCAATAATACCTTTTCATTAGCTTTTGATAATAATACCGATGGTTGTAATGGATTAATGTTTGATAACGATTCTAATTTAATCGTCTGTGGGTTTAGAGCTGGAAATATTGCCAGAAGAAAGATAGATGGAACACTGATTGAAACCTTGCATTCCGAATACAATGGAAAACGTTTTGACAACCCAAACGACATTTGTATCGATAAAAAAGGCGGAATTTACTTTACCGATCCAACAAGAAGGAATCCTCCTTTTCAATCTGCCAGAAGCGTTTATTATATCACTCCAGCAGGAAAACTAACAGTTGCCACCGAATCAGGATTCACATTCCCAAATGGCGTTTTAATTTCTATTGATGGAAAACATCTTTTTGTAAACGATTCTGATACGCATGATATTTATAAGTTTGACATCAACCCCAAAGACGGTACAATTAGCAACAAAATAGTTTTTGCTACAATCACAAACGCAAATGATGGTGAAGTAAAATCTCAAGCAGACGGAATGGCATTAGACACAGAAGGCAACTTATACGTAGCATCTAAACTTACAATTCAGATTTTTGATAAAAACGGAACGAAAACTGGTGCTATTTTATTTCCAGAACAAACCACAAATTGCACTTTTGGTAAATCTGATAAGAAAACATTATTTGTTACGGCTACAAAAAACTTATATAGTGTAGACTTAATAAAAAAAGGTTTTCAACATCCTTTTGATTTACCTGAATAA
- the lysS gene encoding lysine--tRNA ligase gives MQLSEQEVVRREKLVKLRALGINPYPADLYPVDTNSKEIKKDFVAEKQVVIAGRLMSINIQGKASFAQLQDGEGRIQVYFNRDEICAGEDKTLYNDVFKKLLDLGDFVGIEGELFTTKVGEKTVRVKNFTLLSKSLKPLPLPKEKDGKVYDAFTDPELRYRQRYADLVVNPHVKEVFIKRTKLFNAMRSFFNDAGYFEVETPVLQPIPGGAAARPFMTHHNSLDIPLYMRIANELYLKRLIVGGFDGVYEFSKNFRNEGMDRTHNPEFTAMEIYVSYKDYNWMMDFSEKLLEHCAIAVNGTSEATFGEHQINFKAPYARVTMADSIKHFTGFDITGKTEDEIRTAAKGMNIPVDETMGKGKLIDEIFGEKCEANYIQPTFITDYPKEMSPLCKEHRDNPELTERFELMVCGKEVANAYSELNDPIDQRERFEHQLKLAQKGDDEATEFIDEDFLRALEYGMPPTSGMGIGMDRLIMFLTNNQSIQEVLFFPQMRPEKKAASVELNDDEKGLLAIITKAEKIDLNDLKVKSGLSNKKWDKTIKGLTKHKVAKVSKTDEGLFVEIV, from the coding sequence ATGCAATTATCAGAACAAGAAGTTGTACGTAGAGAAAAGCTTGTAAAATTACGCGCTTTAGGCATCAATCCTTATCCGGCAGATTTATATCCTGTAGATACAAATTCAAAGGAAATAAAAAAGGATTTTGTTGCAGAGAAACAGGTGGTAATTGCGGGTAGATTAATGTCTATCAACATACAAGGAAAAGCTTCTTTTGCGCAGTTGCAAGACGGAGAAGGTAGAATACAAGTGTATTTTAACAGAGATGAAATTTGTGCTGGAGAGGATAAAACCTTATACAATGATGTTTTTAAAAAATTACTAGATTTAGGTGATTTTGTAGGAATTGAAGGAGAATTGTTTACCACTAAAGTGGGAGAAAAAACAGTGCGTGTTAAGAACTTTACGTTGTTAAGCAAATCTTTAAAACCATTGCCATTACCTAAAGAAAAAGATGGTAAAGTTTATGATGCTTTTACAGATCCAGAATTAAGATACAGACAACGTTATGCAGATTTAGTTGTAAATCCGCATGTAAAAGAAGTGTTTATTAAAAGAACAAAGTTGTTTAATGCAATGCGTTCGTTCTTTAACGATGCTGGGTATTTTGAAGTTGAAACTCCGGTTTTACAACCAATTCCTGGAGGAGCAGCAGCAAGGCCTTTTATGACGCATCACAATTCTTTAGACATTCCGTTATATATGAGAATTGCTAATGAATTGTACTTAAAAAGATTAATTGTTGGTGGTTTTGATGGAGTTTATGAATTCTCTAAAAACTTTAGAAATGAAGGAATGGACAGAACGCATAACCCAGAATTTACAGCCATGGAAATCTATGTTTCTTACAAAGATTACAATTGGATGATGGATTTTTCTGAAAAACTTTTAGAGCATTGTGCAATAGCTGTAAACGGAACATCTGAAGCTACTTTTGGTGAACACCAAATTAACTTTAAAGCTCCTTATGCCAGAGTAACAATGGCAGATTCTATTAAACATTTTACTGGTTTTGACATTACTGGAAAAACAGAAGATGAAATTAGAACCGCTGCTAAAGGAATGAATATTCCTGTGGATGAAACTATGGGGAAAGGAAAATTAATTGATGAAATTTTTGGTGAAAAATGTGAAGCAAACTACATTCAGCCAACTTTTATTACCGATTATCCGAAAGAAATGTCTCCTCTTTGTAAAGAACACAGAGACAACCCAGAATTAACAGAGCGTTTTGAGTTAATGGTTTGTGGAAAGGAAGTTGCAAATGCTTATTCTGAATTAAATGACCCAATTGACCAACGTGAGCGTTTTGAGCATCAACTTAAATTGGCTCAAAAAGGTGATGATGAAGCTACTGAGTTTATTGATGAAGATTTCTTACGTGCATTAGAATACGGAATGCCTCCAACGTCAGGAATGGGAATTGGAATGGACCGTTTAATCATGTTTTTAACTAACAATCAATCGATACAAGAAGTACTTTTCTTCCCTCAAATGAGACCAGAGAAAAAGGCTGCTTCAGTTGAATTAAATGATGATGAAAAAGGACTTTTAGCAATTATTACCAAAGCAGAAAAAATAGACTTAAATGATTTAAAAGTAAAATCTGGTTTGTCTAATAAAAAATGGGATAAAACCATTAAAGGTTTAACAAAACATAAAGTTGCCAAGGTTTCTAAAACAGACGAAGGTTTGTTTGTAGAGATTGTTTAA
- a CDS encoding glutaminase, which translates to MEKYKEVIECVYNDVKNIDDIGKVASYIPELAFVDANSFGISITNIKNENFGIGDFETKFSIQSISKVLTLSLAYKFEGAELWDRVDVEPSGNPFNSLLQLEADLGKPRNPFINAGAIVICDVLVSHLKNPKADFLDFCREISNNPTLNYDEKVAESERVSGFRNVALCNFIKSFGNIKNNVEEVLDLYFHTCSLEMTCKELSQIFLFLTIDNFTTKKGEKVITESQTKRINAIMLTCGFYDESGEFAFRVGLPGKSGVGGGIVAIHPDKYCIVVWSPKLNKKGNSYKGMLFLEKFTSKTASSIF; encoded by the coding sequence ATGGAAAAATATAAGGAAGTAATTGAATGCGTTTATAACGACGTTAAAAATATTGATGATATTGGTAAAGTAGCTAGTTATATTCCGGAATTGGCTTTTGTAGATGCTAATAGTTTTGGTATAAGTATTACGAACATCAAAAATGAAAATTTTGGAATTGGAGATTTTGAAACAAAATTTTCTATTCAAAGTATTTCTAAAGTGTTAACTCTAAGTTTAGCTTATAAGTTTGAAGGTGCTGAATTATGGGACAGAGTTGATGTAGAACCATCTGGAAACCCTTTTAATTCTTTATTACAATTAGAAGCTGATTTAGGGAAACCAAGAAACCCTTTTATAAATGCAGGGGCTATTGTAATTTGTGATGTATTGGTAAGTCATCTTAAAAACCCAAAAGCAGATTTTTTAGATTTTTGTAGAGAAATTTCTAACAATCCTACCTTAAATTATGATGAAAAAGTAGCGGAATCTGAAAGAGTTTCTGGCTTTAGAAATGTAGCTCTTTGTAATTTTATAAAGTCTTTTGGTAACATTAAAAATAATGTTGAAGAAGTTTTAGATCTCTACTTTCATACTTGCTCTTTAGAAATGACTTGTAAAGAGCTTTCTCAAATATTTTTATTTTTAACGATTGATAATTTTACTACTAAAAAAGGAGAAAAAGTAATTACTGAAAGTCAAACAAAAAGGATTAATGCCATTATGCTTACGTGTGGTTTTTATGATGAATCTGGTGAGTTCGCTTTTCGTGTAGGTTTACCTGGTAAAAGTGGTGTTGGTGGTGGCATTGTTGCTATTCATCCTGATAAATACTGTATTGTCGTTTGGAGTCCGAAATTAAATAAAAAAGGAAATTCTTATAAAGGGATGTTATTTTTAGAGAAGTTTACATCAAAAACAGCTTCTTCAATTTTTTAG
- a CDS encoding DUF456 domain-containing protein, translated as MDIFLLLLGFLFVCLGIIGSFLPVLPGPLTSWVGLLLLHFITIIPMDWTFLGITLGLAILIWILDYFIPAMGTKRFGGTKYGVYGTTIGLIVGLLSPIPFGMLIGTFLGALIGELLYDSKDTNRAIKASFGAFFGFLASTTIKFSISVIYFVLFVIQFWEFKGNFF; from the coding sequence ATGGATATTTTTTTATTACTCTTAGGATTTCTTTTTGTGTGCTTAGGTATTATTGGCTCATTTTTACCAGTTTTACCTGGCCCTTTAACAAGTTGGGTGGGTTTACTTTTATTACATTTTATTACGATTATTCCGATGGATTGGACTTTTTTAGGGATTACTTTAGGATTAGCAATTCTAATTTGGATTCTCGATTATTTTATTCCTGCTATGGGAACAAAACGTTTTGGCGGCACTAAATATGGCGTTTATGGAACCACAATCGGATTAATTGTTGGCCTACTCTCTCCTATTCCGTTTGGTATGTTGATTGGTACTTTCTTAGGTGCGCTAATCGGAGAATTACTTTATGATAGTAAAGACACAAACAGAGCAATTAAGGCTTCTTTTGGTGCTTTTTTTGGCTTTTTAGCTTCTACAACTATTAAGTTTTCTATTTCAGTTATTTATTTTGTGTTGTTTGTGATTCAGTTTTGGGAGTTTAAAGGAAATTTCTTTTAA
- a CDS encoding BlaI/MecI/CopY family transcriptional regulator → MSKQLTKAEEQIMQVLWDLQEASVKEVIDKLPEPKPAYNTVSTIIRILETKEFVDHKPVGRGFLYFPIIEKETYSNQSLHKLMNGYFDGSFKSMVSFFVKENKMDVSELESILKEVNKKE, encoded by the coding sequence ATGAGCAAACAATTAACAAAAGCAGAAGAGCAAATTATGCAAGTACTTTGGGATTTGCAAGAAGCTTCCGTAAAAGAAGTAATAGATAAACTACCAGAGCCTAAACCGGCATATAACACCGTTTCTACCATTATTAGAATTTTAGAAACGAAAGAATTTGTAGACCATAAACCTGTTGGAAGAGGATTTTTATATTTTCCAATAATAGAAAAAGAAACCTACAGTAACCAAAGTTTACACAAATTAATGAATGGTTATTTCGATGGTTCATTTAAGAGTATGGTTTCCTTTTTTGTAAAAGAAAATAAAATGGATGTTTCTGAATTAGAATCTATTTTAAAGGAAGTGAATAAGAAAGAGTAA
- a CDS encoding pyridoxal phosphate-dependent aminotransferase — translation MKNPLSDRINSLPVSQTLAMAAKARELRAEGKDIIGLSLGEPDFNTPDFIKDAAIEAINQNYNSYSPVDGYVDLKEAICTKFKRDNDLVYKPSQIVVSTGAKQSIANIAQVLLNPGDEVLLPAPYWVSYSAIAILCEATYVEIPSSIENDFKITPEQLEASITPKTKMIFFNSPNNPSGTIYSEAEYRALAAVLEKHPQIFILSDEIYEHINYETKPFSFAAIESMYDRTITVNGLAKAFAMTGWRIGYIGAPEWIAKACTKMQGQITSGTNCIAQRAAITAVLAPVSKIQFMVDEFKTRRDIIIGLLREIDGFKVNVPEGAFYVFPDVSAFFGKTINGFKIETASDFSLFILERANVATVTGEAFGTPNCIRISYAASELQIREAIKRIKEALS, via the coding sequence ATGAAAAATCCATTATCGGACAGAATTAACAGTTTACCTGTATCTCAAACCTTAGCAATGGCTGCTAAAGCAAGAGAACTAAGAGCAGAAGGAAAAGATATTATTGGTTTAAGTTTGGGAGAACCAGATTTTAATACACCAGATTTTATTAAAGACGCTGCAATTGAAGCTATCAATCAAAATTACAATTCGTATTCTCCAGTAGATGGATATGTAGATTTAAAAGAAGCTATTTGCACCAAATTTAAGCGCGATAACGACTTAGTTTACAAACCTAGTCAAATTGTTGTTTCTACAGGAGCAAAACAATCTATTGCAAACATTGCACAGGTATTATTAAACCCAGGAGACGAAGTTTTATTACCTGCACCTTATTGGGTAAGTTACTCTGCAATTGCAATTTTATGCGAAGCAACGTATGTAGAAATTCCTTCTTCTATAGAGAATGATTTTAAAATCACTCCAGAGCAGTTAGAGGCTTCTATTACCCCTAAAACAAAAATGATTTTCTTTAACTCTCCAAACAACCCAAGTGGAACTATCTATAGTGAAGCAGAATACAGAGCGTTGGCAGCAGTTTTAGAAAAACACCCACAGATTTTTATCTTATCAGATGAAATCTATGAACATATCAATTACGAAACAAAACCTTTTAGTTTTGCAGCAATTGAAAGCATGTACGACAGAACCATTACTGTAAACGGTTTGGCAAAAGCATTTGCTATGACAGGTTGGAGAATTGGTTATATTGGTGCTCCAGAATGGATTGCTAAAGCTTGTACAAAAATGCAAGGTCAAATTACTTCTGGTACAAACTGTATTGCTCAAAGAGCAGCAATTACAGCAGTTTTAGCGCCAGTTTCTAAAATTCAGTTTATGGTAGACGAGTTTAAAACTCGTAGAGATATCATTATTGGATTGTTAAGAGAAATAGACGGATTTAAAGTAAATGTTCCTGAAGGAGCTTTTTACGTTTTTCCAGATGTTTCTGCCTTCTTTGGTAAAACAATCAACGGATTTAAAATTGAAACTGCAAGTGATTTCTCTTTATTCATTTTAGAAAGAGCAAATGTTGCAACTGTAACTGGAGAAGCTTTTGGTACGCCAAACTGTATTAGAATTTCTTATGCAGCATCAGAATTACAAATTAGAGAAGCAATCAAGAGAATTAAAGAAGCATTAAGCTAG
- a CDS encoding fatty acid desaturase family protein, translating into MKTINFSRVDKAKFFRTLNKRVNTYFKENEIKKTGNWKLYTKAIIMFSLFLVPFILILTVTMPQWVMALLMVVTGIGMAGVGMNVMHDANHDSFSKRKWVNKLMGSSIYILAGNVYNWKVQHNVLHHTFTNVEGHDEDIDAGRIIRFSQHSSWLPIHKIQKYYSIFLYGLLTINWAITTDIKQMHRYLKRKLSYGKFPNPTTEWTKLVVSKIAYYSLWIVLPLLVLDVAWWKILIGFFVMHYTAGMILSLVFQLAHIVPNTEMPLPDKDGNLEHTWAVHQLYTTSNFAPSNWLVNFYTGGLNHQVEHHIFPHISHVHYDKLAKIVKETAKEFNLPYNEYDTMRKAIVEHFRHLGVLGKNPELA; encoded by the coding sequence ATGAAAACAATAAACTTTTCAAGAGTAGATAAAGCGAAATTCTTTAGAACTCTAAACAAAAGAGTAAATACATATTTTAAAGAAAACGAAATCAAAAAAACAGGAAACTGGAAATTGTACACAAAAGCAATTATTATGTTTTCGCTATTCTTGGTTCCTTTTATTTTAATTCTAACGGTTACTATGCCACAATGGGTAATGGCACTTTTAATGGTGGTTACAGGAATAGGAATGGCTGGAGTTGGAATGAATGTAATGCACGATGCCAATCATGATTCTTTTTCTAAAAGAAAATGGGTTAATAAATTGATGGGAAGTAGTATTTATATACTTGCCGGAAATGTATATAATTGGAAAGTACAGCACAACGTTTTACACCACACCTTTACCAATGTAGAAGGACATGATGAAGATATCGACGCAGGACGAATTATTCGTTTTTCTCAACATTCTTCATGGTTACCAATTCATAAAATTCAGAAATATTATTCTATCTTTTTATACGGATTACTAACTATAAACTGGGCTATTACTACAGATATTAAGCAAATGCATCGTTATTTAAAACGTAAATTATCTTATGGTAAATTTCCAAATCCTACAACAGAATGGACAAAATTAGTCGTTTCTAAAATTGCTTATTATTCCCTTTGGATCGTTTTACCTCTATTGGTTTTAGACGTTGCTTGGTGGAAAATTTTAATCGGTTTTTTTGTAATGCACTATACCGCTGGTATGATTTTAAGTTTGGTATTTCAATTGGCACACATTGTACCAAATACAGAAATGCCGTTACCAGATAAAGACGGAAATTTAGAACACACTTGGGCAGTCCACCAATTATACACCACATCTAACTTTGCCCCTAGTAACTGGTTGGTAAACTTCTATACAGGAGGTTTAAATCATCAAGTTGAACATCATATTTTTCCGCATATTTCTCATGTACATTATGATAAATTAGCTAAAATTGTAAAAGAAACGGCCAAAGAATTTAATTTGCCCTATAACGAATACGACACTATGCGTAAAGCGATTGTAGAACATTTTAGACATTTGGGAGTTTTGGGTAAAAACCCTGAATTAGCATAA
- the rsmG gene encoding 16S rRNA (guanine(527)-N(7))-methyltransferase RsmG has product MEIILKYFKDLTPTQIEQFSKLQELYQDWNLKINVVSRKDIDELYLRHVLHSLAIAKVVQFKPGSKVMDVGTGGGFPGIPLAILFPETQFHLVDSIGKKIKVVNEVVEGLGLTNVKTSNCRVEEIKDTYDFIVSRAVAQMETFVGWTKGRISKKQNHDLKNGILYLKGGDLSEELKLYTSATIYDLPDFFEEDFYETKKVVHLGMKYKA; this is encoded by the coding sequence ATGGAAATTATACTCAAGTATTTTAAGGACTTAACCCCAACTCAAATAGAACAGTTTTCTAAACTTCAAGAATTATACCAAGATTGGAATTTAAAAATAAACGTTGTTTCTAGAAAAGACATAGACGAATTGTATTTACGCCATGTTTTACATTCTTTAGCAATAGCAAAAGTGGTGCAATTTAAACCAGGGTCTAAAGTAATGGATGTTGGTACTGGTGGTGGTTTTCCTGGAATTCCGTTAGCAATTTTGTTTCCAGAAACACAGTTTCATTTGGTAGATTCTATCGGTAAAAAGATAAAAGTAGTAAATGAAGTTGTTGAAGGTTTAGGTTTAACAAACGTAAAAACTTCTAACTGTAGAGTAGAAGAGATAAAAGATACTTATGATTTTATTGTAAGTAGAGCAGTAGCGCAAATGGAAACTTTTGTTGGTTGGACAAAAGGTAGAATCTCAAAAAAGCAAAATCACGATTTAAAAAACGGGATTTTATATCTAAAAGGTGGAGATTTATCTGAAGAATTGAAATTATACACATCTGCTACAATTTATGATTTACCTGACTTTTTTGAAGAAGATTTTTATGAAACCAAAAAAGTGGTTCACTTAGGGATGAAATATAAAGCGTAG
- the pulA gene encoding type I pullulanase codes for MKQDAHKFSSFEEYPTTDKSLWLDYSKEKTTFKIWSPTATAVKLNLYKTGNNSEAFTVLDLEAKENGLWQKMVKGDLNGTYYTYQICIDNNWLAETPGIYAKAVGVNGQRAMVLNFNKTNPKNWKKDTYVQLDSPNAAIIYELHIRNITIQTEANSSYPGKYLGLIEEGVKSNLDVPTAIDHIKRLGITHVHILPTFDQYSIDENHLEIPQFNWGYDPQNYNVPEGSFSTNPFKAEVRIPEFKKMVQAFHNAGIGVILDVVYNHTGVIENSNFNLENPKYYYRFNEDGSYSNASGCGNETSSERTMTRKFILESVKYWTEEYHLDGFRFDLMGIHDVETMNLIADEVTKINPSALIYGEGWTGGDSPLPEEKRALKKHIPQMPKIAAFSDEIRDAIKGSTFDDRSTGFVSGAKFKEESLKCGIVGVIEHPQVNYMYINHTDFPWAQQPWQAINYVSCHDNYTLYDKLKISRPDANYKQIKAMHKLATAIVMTSQGTPFLHEGSEIMSTKKGDHNSYKSPDKINEIDWALKVKNADVLAYYKNLIQLRKKHPAFRMATAKKVQENLEFKKIDHGLVSYQLKNNANKDSWSKILVIFNRENTTISYQLDQTYKIAVLKDTFDFEGKQEVTNQVNVPAISMMVLFEK; via the coding sequence ATGAAACAAGATGCTCATAAATTTTCTTCATTTGAAGAATACCCTACAACAGATAAAAGTCTTTGGTTAGACTATTCTAAAGAAAAAACTACTTTTAAAATTTGGTCTCCAACTGCAACTGCCGTAAAACTAAATTTGTACAAAACCGGAAATAATTCTGAAGCCTTTACAGTATTAGACTTAGAAGCTAAAGAAAATGGACTTTGGCAAAAAATGGTTAAAGGAGATTTAAACGGAACTTATTACACCTATCAAATTTGTATTGACAATAATTGGCTAGCAGAAACCCCAGGTATTTATGCAAAAGCAGTAGGTGTAAATGGACAAAGAGCCATGGTTTTAAACTTTAATAAAACAAATCCTAAAAATTGGAAAAAGGATACATATGTACAATTAGATTCGCCAAATGCTGCGATTATTTATGAATTGCATATTAGAAATATTACCATTCAAACTGAAGCCAATTCTTCTTATCCTGGTAAATATTTAGGTTTGATAGAAGAAGGCGTAAAAAGCAATCTTGATGTACCAACAGCTATCGATCACATTAAAAGGTTAGGAATTACACACGTTCATATATTACCCACTTTCGATCAATATTCTATTGATGAAAATCATTTAGAAATCCCACAATTTAATTGGGGTTACGACCCTCAAAACTACAATGTACCAGAAGGTTCTTTTTCTACAAATCCGTTTAAAGCAGAAGTAAGAATTCCCGAATTTAAAAAAATGGTACAAGCATTTCACAATGCCGGAATTGGAGTTATTTTAGATGTTGTTTACAACCATACTGGAGTTATAGAAAACTCTAATTTTAACTTAGAAAACCCAAAATATTATTATCGTTTTAATGAAGACGGAAGCTATTCTAATGCTTCTGGTTGCGGAAATGAAACATCTTCTGAACGAACAATGACCAGAAAATTCATACTTGAATCTGTTAAGTATTGGACAGAGGAATATCATTTAGATGGTTTTCGTTTCGATTTAATGGGAATTCATGATGTAGAAACCATGAATTTAATTGCAGATGAAGTCACAAAAATAAATCCAAGTGCACTTATTTATGGTGAAGGTTGGACAGGTGGAGATTCTCCGTTACCGGAAGAAAAAAGAGCGTTAAAAAAACACATTCCCCAAATGCCAAAAATAGCAGCTTTTTCTGATGAAATTAGAGACGCTATAAAAGGAAGCACGTTTGATGATAGAAGTACTGGGTTTGTTAGTGGCGCAAAATTTAAAGAGGAATCTCTAAAATGTGGAATTGTAGGAGTTATAGAACATCCTCAAGTAAATTACATGTACATAAATCATACAGATTTTCCATGGGCACAGCAACCTTGGCAAGCTATTAATTATGTTTCTTGCCACGACAATTACACCTTATACGATAAATTAAAAATATCTAGACCCGATGCCAATTACAAACAAATTAAAGCGATGCATAAGTTGGCAACTGCCATTGTAATGACTTCTCAAGGAACTCCTTTTTTACATGAAGGTTCAGAAATAATGAGTACCAAAAAAGGAGATCATAATTCGTATAAATCTCCTGATAAAATAAATGAAATAGATTGGGCTTTAAAAGTAAAAAATGCAGATGTTCTAGCCTATTATAAAAACCTGATTCAATTAAGGAAGAAACATCCTGCATTTAGAATGGCTACTGCTAAAAAGGTACAGGAAAATTTAGAGTTTAAGAAAATAGACCATGGTTTGGTTTCTTATCAACTTAAAAATAATGCCAATAAAGATTCTTGGTCAAAAATATTGGTTATTTTTAATAGAGAAAATACAACGATCAGTTATCAATTAGACCAAACTTATAAAATTGCCGTACTAAAAGATACTTTTGATTTTGAAGGAAAACAAGAAGTAACAAACCAAGTAAATGTTCCTGCTATTTCTATGATGGTTTTGTTTGAGAAATAA
- a CDS encoding bile acid:sodium symporter family protein, giving the protein MNIKIDKFVVSIIIVILLAYLFPQWGTQENKFPINTISSIGISLIFFFYGLKLSPSKLKAGLKNWKLHVLVQLSTFLIFPILVLLIHPFIQNKEQETIWLAFFFLAALPSTVSSSVVMVSLAKGNIPGAIFNASISGIIGIAITPLWMGLFVNEIQSDFDFTEIYLKLILQIIVPVVIGLFLQHFLGAFVQKHNSKLTLFDKSIILLIIYKSFAESFEGKIFSAVSFVDLMLILVGVIVLFSLAFFLTGFLSKKLQLDTEDQITAQFCGTKKSLVHGTVFSKIIFGNMASIGIILLPLMLFHATQILIISVVATKKAAKK; this is encoded by the coding sequence ATGAACATAAAGATTGATAAATTTGTAGTATCTATAATCATCGTAATATTACTAGCGTATCTATTTCCGCAATGGGGAACACAAGAAAACAAATTCCCTATCAACACTATTAGCTCTATTGGTATTTCGCTTATTTTCTTTTTCTATGGATTAAAATTGAGTCCGAGTAAGTTAAAAGCAGGACTCAAAAACTGGAAATTACATGTTTTGGTACAATTATCTACTTTTTTAATTTTTCCAATACTTGTTTTATTGATACATCCATTTATTCAAAATAAAGAACAAGAAACCATTTGGTTGGCTTTCTTCTTCTTGGCCGCATTGCCATCTACCGTATCTTCTTCAGTGGTTATGGTTTCTTTAGCTAAAGGAAATATTCCTGGAGCCATTTTTAACGCAAGTATTTCTGGCATTATTGGTATTGCCATAACTCCATTATGGATGGGGTTATTTGTAAATGAAATTCAATCTGATTTTGATTTTACAGAAATCTACCTAAAACTGATTTTACAAATAATTGTTCCTGTTGTAATAGGTCTTTTTTTACAACATTTTTTGGGTGCTTTTGTTCAGAAACACAATAGTAAATTAACCCTTTTTGATAAATCGATTATCCTATTAATTATTTACAAGAGTTTTGCAGAATCTTTTGAAGGAAAGATATTTAGTGCTGTTTCTTTTGTAGACTTAATGCTAATCCTAGTTGGTGTTATTGTCTTATTTAGTCTCGCTTTTTTTCTCACTGGTTTTTTATCAAAAAAACTACAACTAGATACAGAAGATCAAATTACAGCACAGTTTTGTGGAACAAAAAAATCTTTAGTTCATGGTACCGTTTTTTCAAAAATAATCTTTGGTAATATGGCCTCTATTGGTATTATCTTATTACCACTCATGTTGTTTCATGCAACTCAAATTTTAATAATTAGTGTTGTAGCAACAAAAAAGGCTGCTAAAAAATAG